The window GCAACGCACCGTCCCAGCGCGCGCCTCCGTCGCGCTCCTCGGGCTCGGGGCGCTCGCCTACGGCTGCCTGCTGTTCGCCTGGTTCTCGCTGCCGGCCTACCTTCCCACCCTCCAGACCGAGCTCTCGCTCACGAACACGGAGGCCGGCGTCCTCGCCGGGGCGGTCCCGCTCACGTACGTCCCCATCGGCCTGTTCAGCGGCGCTCTGACCGACCGTATCGGCGGCGAGCGCGCCGTCGGTGCCGGTGTCACGCTCGTCGGCGTCGCCCACCTCGCGCGGAGCGCGGCGCCGGACTTCGCGACGATGCTGGCCGCCACGCTCCTGCTCGGTGTCGGCGGGACCGGCATCACCTTCGGGCTACCCAAGCTCGTCGCCGACCGGTTCCCCGAGCGGCTCGTGAGTTCGGCGTCGGCGGTCTACCTCGTCGGGTCGACGCTCGGTACCGCGGCGGCGTTCGGCCTCGGGCGACCGACCATCGGCCCGGCACTGGGCGGCTGGCGGCCGTTCTTCGGCGCGACGGGGGTCGCCGTCCTCGCGTTCGCCGCACTGTGGTGGGTCGCGCTGGTGCTGGCCGAGCGGTTCGGCGGCGCCGCCGACGAACGACCTAGCCCGGCGCCCGACCGGACCTCTCGCGAGTCCTCGCTCGCGGCGCTCCGGGCCGTCGCGCGCACGCCGGCCGTCGTACTGCTGGTGGTCGTCGGCTTCGTCTACCTGTTCGTCGTCCACGGCCTGCAGGGCTGGCTCACGGCAGTGCTGGAGTCACGCGGTGCCTCCCCGACGCTCGCTGCGCGTGTGACCACGCTGCTGGTCGTGGCCCAGCTAGCGGGGACCGTGACGCTGGCGCCGCTCGCCGAACGACTGGACCGCCGTCGGGCGGCCGTCCCCGTCGCGGGTCTGGTCCTCGCTGCGGGGACCGCTGGCCTCGCGCTCGCTGTCGACCCGCTCGTCGCCGCGGTGCTGGTCGCCGGTGTCGGGTTGGGACTCGGCACCATCTCGCCGCTGCTGCGCGCGCTCCCGGTCGAACTGGAGGGTGTCGGCGCCGAGCGGACCGGGACCGCCGTGGGACTGGTGTTCGCCGTCGGTGAGATCGGCGGGTTCGCCGGGCCCGCACTGGTCGGGGCGCTCCACGACGCGACCGACTCGTTCGTCCCCGGCCTCGCTCTGCTCGCGGCGGCCGGCCTGCTCGCGGTCGGCGCCGGTAGGGCGCTCGCCCGACGCGAATAGCTCTTGGATAACCAGATTTCGTGTCGAATAGCCCGCATTCTATCGAAAGGTGCAGTATATCTGTATTGAACCGGAAACAATTCATAGATGTCACACTATCGGATGGGTTCTGTTCCGGCCACTGTCCGTCGGGGCCGAAAGAGGAAGGCGGCAGAGTGGTGACGGCAGCGCCGGTGGGTGGTGACAGGGTGGTGGTGGTGGTGGTGTTGGTGGTGGTGGCAACCACCCACCGCGTGTGACAGGTAGGCACACCCACAACTAACCGTTCTGCCGGATACGTCCCGGGGTTTATGACAGCTCTCGTCGGGTATCCGTCCCCAGCGGTGCCGCGTACTGCCCCGGGACCGGGTGGCGGCTCAGTCCTCGACCGGGGGGTGGCCGTGTGCGACGACCTCGCTGGTCTCGCGGTGGTCGTCGGCGTACTTCGTGTACGCCTGCCCGGCGTACGCCCAGGGGGAGTCCTCGACCTCCTTCGTCACTTCGGCGGGCTGCCCGACGGCGAGCGTGTTCGCCGGAATCTCGGTGCCCTCCGTCACGAGCGCGCAGGCCCCGACCATCGCCTCCTCGCCGACGGTGCAGTCGTCGAGGACGACCGCGCTCATCCCGACCAGCGAGCGTTCCTCCGTGACAGCGCCGTGGACGATGGCCGAGTGGCCGACCGTGGCGTAGGGGCCGATGTCGGCGCCCTCGTGGAGAACGGCGTTGTCCTGCACGTTCGCGCCCTCGCGGAGGACGATGGCGCCGTGGTCGCCCCGGAGCGTGGTGTTGGGCCAGACGCTGGCGTCGGCCTCCAGCGTCACGTCGCCGATGACCTCGGCGGCAGGGTGGACGAACGCGTCCTCGTGGATGGTCGGTTCCGTACCCTCGAACGAGCGGATAGCCATGGTCCGGGCGTCGGCCCCAGGGGTCAAAGGCCCGTCGGGCGGCAGCCCCCCGTGGTCGTGTTCAGTCCCGGTCGAACGGGCGGCTGTTGTCGGAATCCATCTCGATGTCGGCGATGGCGTCTGCCACCTCGCGCTGCTTCGCGCCCTGCGTACCCTCGGGGAGTAGTTCGGGGTAAGCGATGGCGTCGCGGACGGCCGCGTCGTCGAGGTCACCGAACACCTCGCTCACGCTCCGGGCCGGGTCCTCGAACGCCTCGTGAATCGCCCCGAGCGTGCGCAGCTCCGGGAGCGAGACGGGGGCGTACAGCCCCGCGAGGTCGACGGCGAACCCACGGCCGTCGTCCACGCCGATGCGGTCGTCGAAGGCCTCGGCCAGCGCCGCCTGCACGTCCGGGCCGTCCTCGGGGGCCAGCGCCAGCAGGTCCCCGGCCGGGCCCCAGCGGTTCTCCCGTGCGGTCGCCATCACGAGGCGACTCTCCGGGGCCGCGTCGCCGTCCGGGTCGTGGACCGGGTCGGAGAGGGCCGCCACCAGCGTGGCGAGTTCGGTCGCGATGTCGGACTCGTCGACGAACCCCTCGGCGACCAGCTCGGCGAGGCTGTTCGCGAACGAGAGCGTCTCCGGGATGAGGTCGGCGACGTTCGTCAGCGGAACCCGCCGGTGGCGCCCTCCTTCCGTGACCCGGGGGTGAGACAGTCGCTCGCGCAGGTCGTCGCGGCGGCGCGTTATCTCACGGCGGGACTCGCTCATGCTGTCGCGCTTGCGCCGCACCGTGTCGCGCTCGCGCTCCAGTTCGTCCCGTCGCTCCCGGAGTTGCTCGCGGGCCTCGTCGGCGCGTTCGCGCGCGGCCTCGCGGACGGCCGTGAGGGTCGCGAAGGCGTCCGCGAGGTCCTCGAGTTCGGCGGCACGCCCGTTCGCGGCCTCGGCCTGCTTCCGGAGCCGGCGACTCGCGATGGGGTTGAGCCGGTCCTCGGCCCCTGCGGACAGCGACTCGGCCTCGTTCGAGAGCGCCGGCTTGACGACCTGCCGCCAGGCCCCCAGCGGCTCCGACGGGAGCCCCTCCTCGCCACGCTCCGCCAGCACGGCGTCGACGGCGTCGCCGTACTCGCTGGCGGTCTCGTTGAGCGTCGCCGGGAACGGATGGCTGTCGACGGCCTCGTCGAGCCGCTCGGCGAGGCCGTGGCCGAGAACGAGTGCGACCACCGGCCGTGTCGGGACCCGCTTTGGCACCGCCCGCCCGACCTCGCTGACCACGCTATCGATGTGGGTCTGCAGGTCGACCCGGTCCCGCGCGAGCGCGTCGATGTCGGCGTCCTCGACGCGGCGCTCGGGGTAGTGGAAGACCGCGTCCGCGATGCCGTCCGGGACGCGTTCACCGCCGAGGTCGGCGTCGAGGATGGTCGAGAGCCAGTCGATATCCGCGTCCAGCCCGTCGATGCGGTCCTCGAGGTCGTCGAGCTGGTCGGTGACCGCGAGCCGGTCCGACCGGACGTCGAACAGCCGGTCGAGGTCGTCGACCGGGAGCGTCACGCGCCCGGCGGTGACCCCGTAGACGGGTGGGCCGGGCTCCTGGCCGAACGTCGCGTTATCGAAGGCGAGGTCCGGCCGGCCGTTCGTCAGGGCGTGCCCGACGGCGGTCGTCGCGGCGGCGCGCTCGACCGGTGTCACGCGCCCCTCGTCGTCGACGGGGGCGAGGAAGAGGCCCGCGAGCGGCGGCTCGTCGAGCGTGATTGCCGGGCGTCCGAGGACGGCCTCGGCCAGCGGGAGCTCGAGCTCTATCGGGGAGGCCGTCTCGCTCCCGGGCAGGAGTGCCTGTAGCTCCCGGACCGTGACGTAGGCGTTCCGCGCGTGGATGGCACTCGTCGCGTCATCGGTGCTGCTGGGGAGGCTTCCGAACGCGTACGTGGAGACGGGGAACCGTAACTCGTCGGCGATATCGGCGACGAGTGCGGTCAGCAGGGGGAGGCTGCCGCCACCGATGCCACCGCCGAGTCCCGCGAGCAACCAGACGTCGATGCCGTCCTCGGCGTTCTCGACCGCCGTGGCCCCGCCGATGGCGGTGTCGAGCGCCGACCGGACGGCCGCGAGGTTGCCGCCGGATTCGAGCGCCAGCCGTGCCAGCGCCCGGCGGCGACGCAGCCCCGTCCCGGATTCGGTCGCCGAGGGTGGTGCTGCCAGGTACGACCGCTCGGCGTTCGCGTCCGGCGGCCCCAGCGTGACCGTCTCGGCCACCGCGGGGGCCTCCGTCCCGAGGTCGCCCTCGTCGGTGTCGACGGCGATGAAGGAGAACCGGTCGGGGTCGATATCTGCCTCCCCGGTCCAGTCGGACCCGTTTCCGTCGGCCACCGCTCCGACCCGGTCGGCGACTGCCGCCAGCATCCGTGCGCCCCCCGCACCGATGCCGACGACGACCGTCGGCCTGTTCATGCCTCGACCTGTAGGTATGGGCATATAAATCCCTCCCGGCCATCCCGAACGGAACCCGTCGGCCGCCACGACCGGCCCGGTGGGCGGCGGTCCCGCGGTCTGTTCGTCGGCCCCGTGTCAGTCCTGGTTGTGCGTGTGCCCGGCGCTCAGCGCGAACAGGTGGAGCACGACCAGCGCAGCGAGGAGCATGGCGTCCTGCTGGCTGGAGAGGCCGGTCAGCAGGAGTGGGACGTAGGTGAGCGGCAGGAGGACGGCGGCCCAGAAACCGACCGTCTCGACCGCCGCGACCGCTGGCCGCCCGGCCGCCGTGGCGAGACCCGAGAGCGACTCGGCGAGGCCGTCCCCCGACTGTCCGGGGACGTCCTGTCCGAGCACGCGTCGCGGGTTCCATCGCATGGCAACGAGTAACGTATCGCCCCACATGAAGCTTCGCCGTAAACCGACCCAAAAGCGTCCCGTCTCTGGATTCCCCGATGTCAATCACCGGCGTGAACCGGGACCCAGCGCCGGCAGTCAGGGGTGGTCGGCCAGCCGGCGGCCGGCGCGCGCGTGGAGGACGCGGCGACGGCCGGCGACCAGCCCCGCGCCGAGGCCGACGGCGTGGGCGACGAGCGCCACGTTCGGGGCCGCCGTCACCAGCACGACCGCGGACACCAGTGCGGCGCCGGCGACGAGCAGGAGCGTCCGGTCCGGGCGGAATCGACGGAGTGCGGCGTGGACGACGGCGTTTCCCGTGATGGCGTAGCCGACCAGCGCGAAGACGGCGCCGCTCGCGCCCAGCACCGCCGTGGGCTGGCCCACGAGTCCGTCGACCAGAACCTGCACGATAGCCGAGAGCATCCCCGTCAGGACGAAGAAGGCGTGGAACCGGAAGCGCGTGCTCGTCCGTTCGACGGCCAGCCCGATGGCCGCCAGCGCCACCGCGTTCCCCAGCAGGTGCGGGAGGCTCGCGTGCGCGTAGACGTTCGTCACGAGCGTCCAGGGGCGGGCGAGCAGCGGCGGCGCCAGCGCGAAGAGGTGTCCCTGGATACCGACCAGCCCCACCGCACCCTGGACGAAGAACACCACCACCATCCCCGTCAGCGTCTCCACCGTCGGGCTCTCGCGAAGCACCACGGGTGGATTCGGTGGGGATAGCGCAAAAGACCGTCGGGCAGATGGGACGGTCGGACGACCGGTCGTGGCTGCCTCCGGTGGGTTTAGGCCGCCCGCGCCGGACGCTCGGCCATGGACCTGCTCATCTACGGCTCCTACGGCTACACGGGCGACCTTATCGCCCGGCAGGCGGTCGCGGCCGGCGAGGAACCGACGCTCGCCGGTCGGTCCCAGGCGAAGGTGCAGCATCAGGCAGCCGAGCTCGACCTGCCCCACCGCGCCTTCGACCTCGACGCGGACGACGTGGCAGCCGAACTCGCGGCCGCCGACGTGGATGCCGTCCTCCACTGTGCCGGCCCGTTCGTCGAGACCCACCGGCCGATGGTCGAGGCGTGCATCGACACCGGCACCCACTACCTCGACATCACCGGCGAGATAGAGGTGTTCGAGTCCGTCGCCAGCTACGACGAGGCCGCCACGGACGCGGGCGTCCAGTTGCTGCCCGGTGTCGGCTTCGACGTGGTCCCGACGGACTGTCTGGCTGCACACCTGGTCGAACGGCTCCCGGACGCGACGGACCTCCGGCTGGGGTTCCAGGCCGAGGGGGGCCTCTCGCCGGGGACCGCGGCGACGGCCGTCAACTCGATGGGCGAGGGCGGCGCGGTCCGGCGCGACGGCCGCATCAAGTCGGTCGGGGCGGCCCACGAGACCCGCCGCATCGACTTCGGCCGCGGGAAGACCGGCGCCGTCACCATCCCCTGGGGGGACGTGGCGACGGCGTACCACACGACCGACATCGAGAACGTGACCGTCTACACCGCCGTTCCCGGCGTCGCGCGGCTGTTCATGCGCTCGTCGGACCTGTTCGCGCCGCTGTTCGACCTGCCCGGCGTCACCGACACGCTGCAGGACCTCGTCCACGCCACCGTGGAGGGTCCGGACGAGGAGACCCGCGAGCACACGCACTGCTACGTCTGGGGCGAGGCCTCGAACGACGAGCAACGCGTCGTCTCGCGGCTCGTCACGCCCAACACCTACACGCTGACCGTCGACGCGGCGCTGCTCATCGCCCGGAAGGTGCTCGATGGCGAGTGGGAGGCGGGCTTCGGGACGCCCGGCGGCGTCTACGGCCCGGACCTCGTGCTGGAGATCGATGGCGTCGAGCGGACCGACGAGGAGCCGGTGCACGTGGTGAGTCGCTGAGCTCCAACGGCCGGCCCGTCGGTGCTCGCCTCCGGGGCGGTCGGTAGAGGCGGTGGCAGTCCCGTGGCTGCTGCGTGGGAGCATGCGCCCACGACTCGAACTCACTCGGTACCTGGGGCCGCCCGGTGGATCGAATCGGTCAGGGCCGACTCCAGTCCTGCCTCCCGGAAACTCGGCGCAGCGTTACAGTCGACGGCGTATCGGCTGTCATCCGCCTCGATGATGTCGACCCCCACCGCCTGCGTGTCCGCCAGCGACAGCAGCCGCTCCATCCGGTCGATATCCTGTTCGGGCGTCGGCTCGTGGCCCAGCACCCGTTTCTCCCCGGACAGTTTCGACGAACAGATGACGGTCTCGGCGTGTAGCTGCCGGCCATCGTCGACGAGGTAGCACTTCCGGTCGCGCCCGTCGGTGTCCAGCAGCGGCTGGTAGAAGCCCCCGGTTCCGCCGATCTCCGGGTCGCCATCCCAGCTGAACAGTGGCTTGGTGACGTACTGCCCCTCGGGTGGCTCGAAGCTCACCGGTGGGACGCGGAAGCCGACCGCCGACAGCGCCTCCAGCATCACCAGCCGCGAGGCGAGAATCGTCGTCGACAGCCGGCCGTTCCAGGTGGCGATTCCGGCACGTTCGGCCAGGCGCAGTGCCCGGACCGACGCGGGGCGGACCTTCTTGCAGACCAGGAGTGACAGTTCCTCGATCGCCGACCGGGGCAGTTCCCGCTCCGGCTCGAAGTACGTCACGTCGTGCCCTCGCCGGCGGAGGCGACGCCCGACCGTCTCGAACACGTGGTGGTCCGGGCGGCAGATGATCCCGATTCGGGATCCGTCGCCGGTGGTCATACCGGGTTGCCGTCGGGTCGACATAAATTACCCCGGCCTCTGTAGGAATCCG of the Haloglomus salinum genome contains:
- a CDS encoding MFS transporter; its protein translation is MSTQNDQQRTVPARASVALLGLGALAYGCLLFAWFSLPAYLPTLQTELSLTNTEAGVLAGAVPLTYVPIGLFSGALTDRIGGERAVGAGVTLVGVAHLARSAAPDFATMLAATLLLGVGGTGITFGLPKLVADRFPERLVSSASAVYLVGSTLGTAAAFGLGRPTIGPALGGWRPFFGATGVAVLAFAALWWVALVLAERFGGAADERPSPAPDRTSRESSLAALRAVARTPAVVLLVVVGFVYLFVVHGLQGWLTAVLESRGASPTLAARVTTLLVVAQLAGTVTLAPLAERLDRRRAAVPVAGLVLAAGTAGLALAVDPLVAAVLVAGVGLGLGTISPLLRALPVELEGVGAERTGTAVGLVFAVGEIGGFAGPALVGALHDATDSFVPGLALLAAAGLLAVGAGRALARRE
- a CDS encoding tubulin-like doman-containing protein → MNRPTVVVGIGAGGARMLAAVADRVGAVADGNGSDWTGEADIDPDRFSFIAVDTDEGDLGTEAPAVAETVTLGPPDANAERSYLAAPPSATESGTGLRRRRALARLALESGGNLAAVRSALDTAIGGATAVENAEDGIDVWLLAGLGGGIGGGSLPLLTALVADIADELRFPVSTYAFGSLPSSTDDATSAIHARNAYVTVRELQALLPGSETASPIELELPLAEAVLGRPAITLDEPPLAGLFLAPVDDEGRVTPVERAAATTAVGHALTNGRPDLAFDNATFGQEPGPPVYGVTAGRVTLPVDDLDRLFDVRSDRLAVTDQLDDLEDRIDGLDADIDWLSTILDADLGGERVPDGIADAVFHYPERRVEDADIDALARDRVDLQTHIDSVVSEVGRAVPKRVPTRPVVALVLGHGLAERLDEAVDSHPFPATLNETASEYGDAVDAVLAERGEEGLPSEPLGAWRQVVKPALSNEAESLSAGAEDRLNPIASRRLRKQAEAANGRAAELEDLADAFATLTAVREAARERADEAREQLRERRDELERERDTVRRKRDSMSESRREITRRRDDLRERLSHPRVTEGGRHRRVPLTNVADLIPETLSFANSLAELVAEGFVDESDIATELATLVAALSDPVHDPDGDAAPESRLVMATARENRWGPAGDLLALAPEDGPDVQAALAEAFDDRIGVDDGRGFAVDLAGLYAPVSLPELRTLGAIHEAFEDPARSVSEVFGDLDDAAVRDAIAYPELLPEGTQGAKQREVADAIADIEMDSDNSRPFDRD
- a CDS encoding saccharopine dehydrogenase family protein; translation: MDLLIYGSYGYTGDLIARQAVAAGEEPTLAGRSQAKVQHQAAELDLPHRAFDLDADDVAAELAAADVDAVLHCAGPFVETHRPMVEACIDTGTHYLDITGEIEVFESVASYDEAATDAGVQLLPGVGFDVVPTDCLAAHLVERLPDATDLRLGFQAEGGLSPGTAATAVNSMGEGGAVRRDGRIKSVGAAHETRRIDFGRGKTGAVTIPWGDVATAYHTTDIENVTVYTAVPGVARLFMRSSDLFAPLFDLPGVTDTLQDLVHATVEGPDEETREHTHCYVWGEASNDEQRVVSRLVTPNTYTLTVDAALLIARKVLDGEWEAGFGTPGGVYGPDLVLEIDGVERTDEEPVHVVSR
- a CDS encoding rhomboid family intramembrane serine protease, with product MVLRESPTVETLTGMVVVFFVQGAVGLVGIQGHLFALAPPLLARPWTLVTNVYAHASLPHLLGNAVALAAIGLAVERTSTRFRFHAFFVLTGMLSAIVQVLVDGLVGQPTAVLGASGAVFALVGYAITGNAVVHAALRRFRPDRTLLLVAGAALVSAVVLVTAAPNVALVAHAVGLGAGLVAGRRRVLHARAGRRLADHP
- a CDS encoding ATP-grasp domain-containing protein, giving the protein MTTGDGSRIGIICRPDHHVFETVGRRLRRRGHDVTYFEPERELPRSAIEELSLLVCKKVRPASVRALRLAERAGIATWNGRLSTTILASRLVMLEALSAVGFRVPPVSFEPPEGQYVTKPLFSWDGDPEIGGTGGFYQPLLDTDGRDRKCYLVDDGRQLHAETVICSSKLSGEKRVLGHEPTPEQDIDRMERLLSLADTQAVGVDIIEADDSRYAVDCNAAPSFREAGLESALTDSIHRAAPGTE
- a CDS encoding gamma carbonic anhydrase family protein translates to MAIRSFEGTEPTIHEDAFVHPAAEVIGDVTLEADASVWPNTTLRGDHGAIVLREGANVQDNAVLHEGADIGPYATVGHSAIVHGAVTEERSLVGMSAVVLDDCTVGEEAMVGACALVTEGTEIPANTLAVGQPAEVTKEVEDSPWAYAGQAYTKYADDHRETSEVVAHGHPPVED